One Ananas comosus cultivar F153 linkage group 1, ASM154086v1, whole genome shotgun sequence DNA window includes the following coding sequences:
- the LOC109713132 gene encoding protein transport protein Sec24-like At3g07100 isoform X3 — MAVRPTVARFPVDADAQESCGLPWGAAVTPFSPSDERGAPPVAGSGGHLLPRCDHCWAYFNTYCDLEQWAWTCALCGTLNGLTSDALRRFSRPDDCPELSSSFVDLDLPVDGTEEGNVQVQARPVYVAAVDLCSSEEFLELIKSSLLAALEALVPGSLFGLVTFSHKIGLYDVQGPIPVVKNVFIPSDVDDTVPVDLEDVMPLLSFLAPVETCKDRIAAAFETLRPTTSWERSTPVGQGPDGVLLGGRGFGAAMTALINYLSSEYGTTFALARVFAFLSGAPDYGAGQLDTRRYGEQYASKGEDADRALLPEQTPFYRDLAAVAVQAGVCVDIFAVTNEYTDLASLKFLSIESGGSLFLYANTDDSTLPQDMYRMLSRPYAFGCMLRLRTSSDFRTGHSYGHFFPDPQYENVQHIICCDSFATYAYDFAFSTSEGFSRHSEPPIVQIAFQYSVVEPSEEKSDKESKPSGSFKFYLKRRLRLRTLQLGVARNMNELYDSVDSEAVLSILVHKVIQVSLEEGVREGRNLLHDWLVILTAQYNDAQNGILFFGYMRKAFIQTIGYFCNACSVHWSLLPFAKLYIQY, encoded by the exons ATGGCGGTGAGGCCGACCGTCGCCCGCTTCCCCGTCGACGCCGACGCCCAGGAGTCCTGTGGCCTCCCGTGGGGCGCCGCGGTCACCCCCTTCTCCCCCTCCGACGAGCGCGGCGCCCCTCCCGTCGCCGGCTCCGGCGGCCATCTTCTTCCCCGCTGCGACCATTGCTGGGCCTACTTCAACACCTACTGCGACCTCGAGCAGTGGGCCTGGACCTGCGCCCTGTGCGGAACCCTAAACGGCCTCACCTCCGACGCCCTTCGCCGATTCTCCCGCCCCGATGATTGCCCCGAGTTGTCGTCCTCCTTCGTCGATCTCGATCTCCCAG TGGATGGAACGGAAGAAGGGAACGTGCAGGTGCAGGCTCGGCCGGTTTACGTTGCCGCGGTGGATCTATGTT CTTCTGAAGAGTTCTTAGAACTTATTAAGAGCTCGCTTCTAGCAGCTCTCGAAG CTTTGGTTCCAGGATCGTTATTCGGGCTCGTTACGTTCAGCCATAAGATTGGTTTATATGATGTTCAAGGTCCTATTCCTGTTGTGAAAAATGTTTTCATCCCTTCTGATGTGGATGACACAGTACCTGTTGACCTTGAAGATGTGATGCCATTGCTTTCATTTTTGGCTCCT GTCGAGACCTGCAAGGATCGTATTGCTGCAGCATTTGAGACATTAAGACCAACAACTTCATGGGAGAGAAGCACACCGGTAGGGCAAGGGCCGGATGGTGTATTGCTTGGTGGTCGTGGTTTTGGAGCAGCCATGACAGCTCTTATTAACTACCTGAGCTCAGAATATGGGACTACCTTTGCTTTGG CTAGAGTTTTTGCCTTTCTATCTGGTGCTCCTGATTATGGAGCTGGCCAATTAGATACAAGAAGGTATGGTGAACAATATGCTAGCAAAGGGGAGGATGCAGATCGTGCACTGCTTCCCGAGCAGACACCATTCTACAGGGATCtg GCTGCTGTTGCTGTTCAAGCAGGTGTATGTGTGGACATTTTTGCTGTaacaaatgaatatacagaCCTGGCCTCACTCAAGTTTCTGAGTATTGAGAGTGGTGGTTCATTGTTTCTTTATGCGAATACAGACGATTCAACACTTCCACAGGACAT GTATCGCATGCTGAGTCGGCCTTATGCCTTTGGTTGCATGTTAAGATTGCGAACATCTTCAGATTTCAGAACTGGTCACTCT TATGGTCATTTCTTCCCCGATCCTCAGTATGAAAATGTTCAGCACATCATTTGCTGTGATTCGTTTGCTACATATGCATATGATTTTGCATTTTCCACTTCTGAAGGCTTTTCCAG GCACTCAGAACCTCCAATTGTGCAGATCGCTTTTCAGTATAGTGTTGTTGAGCCCTCTGAGGAGAAATCAGATAAGGAATCAAAACCATCTGGAAG CTTCAAGTTTTACTTAAAAAGAAGATTAAGATTGCGAACATTGCAGCTTGGAGTAGCTAGGAATATGAATGAACTTTATGATAGTGTTGATTCTGAAGCTGTTTTATCTATTCTTGTTCACAAG GTCATTCAGGTTTCCCTGGAGGAAGGTGTTAGGGAAGGCCGAAATTTGCTCCATGATTGGCTAGTCATTCTCACCGCTCAATATAACGATGCTCAAAATG GAATCCTCTTCTTCGGTTACATGAGGAAGGCATTCATCCAGACTATAGGATATTTTTGCAATGCTTGTTCAG TGCACTGGAGCCTACTTCCCTTTGCAAAGCTGTATATCCAGTATTAA
- the LOC109713132 gene encoding protein transport protein Sec24-like At3g07100 isoform X1 — MAVRPTVARFPVDADAQESCGLPWGAAVTPFSPSDERGAPPVAGSGGHLLPRCDHCWAYFNTYCDLEQWAWTCALCGTLNGLTSDALRRFSRPDDCPELSSSFVDLDLPVDGTEEGNVQVQARPVYVAAVDLCSSEEFLELIKSSLLAALEALVPGSLFGLVTFSHKIGLYDVQGPIPVVKNVFIPSDVDDTVPVDLEDVMPLLSFLAPVETCKDRIAAAFETLRPTTSWERSTPVGQGPDGVLLGGRGFGAAMTALINYLSSEYGTTFALARVFAFLSGAPDYGAGQLDTRRYGEQYASKGEDADRALLPEQTPFYRDLAAVAVQAGVCVDIFAVTNEYTDLASLKFLSIESGGSLFLYANTDDSTLPQDMYRMLSRPYAFGCMLRLRTSSDFRTGHSYGHFFPDPQYENVQHIICCDSFATYAYDFAFSTSEGFSRHSEPPIVQIAFQYSVVEPSEEKSDKESKPSGSFKFYLKRRLRLRTLQLGVARNMNELYDSVDSEAVLSILVHKVIQVSLEEGVREGRNLLHDWLVILTAQYNDAQNGGSSISHVDVAFSQSPQLQPLPRLVFALLRNPLLRLHEEGIHPDYRIFLQCLFSALEPTSLCKAVYPVLTSYASPDKEAYPRHSLSRAALITSGSPIFLLDAFTNLIVYYSSSADPSLPFPPPHDCLLRMTINRLKQERSITPKLIFLHGGKDDSTIFENYLIEEQDVDGAGIISTTGFVSFLEGIVRDVLEYLKGEKS; from the exons ATGGCGGTGAGGCCGACCGTCGCCCGCTTCCCCGTCGACGCCGACGCCCAGGAGTCCTGTGGCCTCCCGTGGGGCGCCGCGGTCACCCCCTTCTCCCCCTCCGACGAGCGCGGCGCCCCTCCCGTCGCCGGCTCCGGCGGCCATCTTCTTCCCCGCTGCGACCATTGCTGGGCCTACTTCAACACCTACTGCGACCTCGAGCAGTGGGCCTGGACCTGCGCCCTGTGCGGAACCCTAAACGGCCTCACCTCCGACGCCCTTCGCCGATTCTCCCGCCCCGATGATTGCCCCGAGTTGTCGTCCTCCTTCGTCGATCTCGATCTCCCAG TGGATGGAACGGAAGAAGGGAACGTGCAGGTGCAGGCTCGGCCGGTTTACGTTGCCGCGGTGGATCTATGTT CTTCTGAAGAGTTCTTAGAACTTATTAAGAGCTCGCTTCTAGCAGCTCTCGAAG CTTTGGTTCCAGGATCGTTATTCGGGCTCGTTACGTTCAGCCATAAGATTGGTTTATATGATGTTCAAGGTCCTATTCCTGTTGTGAAAAATGTTTTCATCCCTTCTGATGTGGATGACACAGTACCTGTTGACCTTGAAGATGTGATGCCATTGCTTTCATTTTTGGCTCCT GTCGAGACCTGCAAGGATCGTATTGCTGCAGCATTTGAGACATTAAGACCAACAACTTCATGGGAGAGAAGCACACCGGTAGGGCAAGGGCCGGATGGTGTATTGCTTGGTGGTCGTGGTTTTGGAGCAGCCATGACAGCTCTTATTAACTACCTGAGCTCAGAATATGGGACTACCTTTGCTTTGG CTAGAGTTTTTGCCTTTCTATCTGGTGCTCCTGATTATGGAGCTGGCCAATTAGATACAAGAAGGTATGGTGAACAATATGCTAGCAAAGGGGAGGATGCAGATCGTGCACTGCTTCCCGAGCAGACACCATTCTACAGGGATCtg GCTGCTGTTGCTGTTCAAGCAGGTGTATGTGTGGACATTTTTGCTGTaacaaatgaatatacagaCCTGGCCTCACTCAAGTTTCTGAGTATTGAGAGTGGTGGTTCATTGTTTCTTTATGCGAATACAGACGATTCAACACTTCCACAGGACAT GTATCGCATGCTGAGTCGGCCTTATGCCTTTGGTTGCATGTTAAGATTGCGAACATCTTCAGATTTCAGAACTGGTCACTCT TATGGTCATTTCTTCCCCGATCCTCAGTATGAAAATGTTCAGCACATCATTTGCTGTGATTCGTTTGCTACATATGCATATGATTTTGCATTTTCCACTTCTGAAGGCTTTTCCAG GCACTCAGAACCTCCAATTGTGCAGATCGCTTTTCAGTATAGTGTTGTTGAGCCCTCTGAGGAGAAATCAGATAAGGAATCAAAACCATCTGGAAG CTTCAAGTTTTACTTAAAAAGAAGATTAAGATTGCGAACATTGCAGCTTGGAGTAGCTAGGAATATGAATGAACTTTATGATAGTGTTGATTCTGAAGCTGTTTTATCTATTCTTGTTCACAAG GTCATTCAGGTTTCCCTGGAGGAAGGTGTTAGGGAAGGCCGAAATTTGCTCCATGATTGGCTAGTCATTCTCACCGCTCAATATAACGATGCTCAAAATGGTGGGAGTTCGATTTCACATGTTGATGTTGCTTTCTCACAATCTCCCCAGTTGCAGCCTTTACCCAGGCTTGTATTTGCCTTGTTAAGGAATCCTCTTCTTCGGTTACATGAGGAAGGCATTCATCCAGACTATAGGATATTTTTGCAATGCTTGTTCAG TGCACTGGAGCCTACTTCCCTTTGCAAAGCTGTATATCCAGTATTAACTTCATATGCTTCACCTGACAAAGAGGCATACCCGCGCCACTCCTTAAGCCGTGCTGCTCTAATCACTAGTGGAAGTCCTATATTCCTTCTCGACGCATTCACAAAtctcattgtttactattcctCATCTGCTGACCCATCACTTCCCTTTCCTCCCCCCCATGATT GTCTACTGCGGATGACAATTAATAGATTGAAGCAGGAGAGAAGTATAACGCCGAAGCTCATATTTCTCCATGGTGGGAAAGACGATTCCACAATTTTTGAGAACTACCTTATTGAAGAGCAGGATGTTGATGGTGCCGGTATTATTAGCACGACGGGTTTTGTTTCCTTCCTCGAGGGTATCGTGCGTGATGTGTTGGAGTATCTTAAAGGCGAAAAAAGCTAA
- the LOC109713132 gene encoding protein transport protein sec24-like isoform X2, whose protein sequence is MIAPSCRPPSSISISQVWIEVDGTEEGNVQVQARPVYVAAVDLCSSEEFLELIKSSLLAALEALVPGSLFGLVTFSHKIGLYDVQGPIPVVKNVFIPSDVDDTVPVDLEDVMPLLSFLAPVETCKDRIAAAFETLRPTTSWERSTPVGQGPDGVLLGGRGFGAAMTALINYLSSEYGTTFALARVFAFLSGAPDYGAGQLDTRRYGEQYASKGEDADRALLPEQTPFYRDLAAVAVQAGVCVDIFAVTNEYTDLASLKFLSIESGGSLFLYANTDDSTLPQDMYRMLSRPYAFGCMLRLRTSSDFRTGHSYGHFFPDPQYENVQHIICCDSFATYAYDFAFSTSEGFSRHSEPPIVQIAFQYSVVEPSEEKSDKESKPSGSFKFYLKRRLRLRTLQLGVARNMNELYDSVDSEAVLSILVHKVIQVSLEEGVREGRNLLHDWLVILTAQYNDAQNGGSSISHVDVAFSQSPQLQPLPRLVFALLRNPLLRLHEEGIHPDYRIFLQCLFSALEPTSLCKAVYPVLTSYASPDKEAYPRHSLSRAALITSGSPIFLLDAFTNLIVYYSSSADPSLPFPPPHDCLLRMTINRLKQERSITPKLIFLHGGKDDSTIFENYLIEEQDVDGAGIISTTGFVSFLEGIVRDVLEYLKGEKS, encoded by the exons ATGATTGCCCCGAGTTGTCGTCCTCCTTCGTCGATCTCGATCTCCCAG GTTTGGATTGAAGTGGATGGAACGGAAGAAGGGAACGTGCAGGTGCAGGCTCGGCCGGTTTACGTTGCCGCGGTGGATCTATGTT CTTCTGAAGAGTTCTTAGAACTTATTAAGAGCTCGCTTCTAGCAGCTCTCGAAG CTTTGGTTCCAGGATCGTTATTCGGGCTCGTTACGTTCAGCCATAAGATTGGTTTATATGATGTTCAAGGTCCTATTCCTGTTGTGAAAAATGTTTTCATCCCTTCTGATGTGGATGACACAGTACCTGTTGACCTTGAAGATGTGATGCCATTGCTTTCATTTTTGGCTCCT GTCGAGACCTGCAAGGATCGTATTGCTGCAGCATTTGAGACATTAAGACCAACAACTTCATGGGAGAGAAGCACACCGGTAGGGCAAGGGCCGGATGGTGTATTGCTTGGTGGTCGTGGTTTTGGAGCAGCCATGACAGCTCTTATTAACTACCTGAGCTCAGAATATGGGACTACCTTTGCTTTGG CTAGAGTTTTTGCCTTTCTATCTGGTGCTCCTGATTATGGAGCTGGCCAATTAGATACAAGAAGGTATGGTGAACAATATGCTAGCAAAGGGGAGGATGCAGATCGTGCACTGCTTCCCGAGCAGACACCATTCTACAGGGATCtg GCTGCTGTTGCTGTTCAAGCAGGTGTATGTGTGGACATTTTTGCTGTaacaaatgaatatacagaCCTGGCCTCACTCAAGTTTCTGAGTATTGAGAGTGGTGGTTCATTGTTTCTTTATGCGAATACAGACGATTCAACACTTCCACAGGACAT GTATCGCATGCTGAGTCGGCCTTATGCCTTTGGTTGCATGTTAAGATTGCGAACATCTTCAGATTTCAGAACTGGTCACTCT TATGGTCATTTCTTCCCCGATCCTCAGTATGAAAATGTTCAGCACATCATTTGCTGTGATTCGTTTGCTACATATGCATATGATTTTGCATTTTCCACTTCTGAAGGCTTTTCCAG GCACTCAGAACCTCCAATTGTGCAGATCGCTTTTCAGTATAGTGTTGTTGAGCCCTCTGAGGAGAAATCAGATAAGGAATCAAAACCATCTGGAAG CTTCAAGTTTTACTTAAAAAGAAGATTAAGATTGCGAACATTGCAGCTTGGAGTAGCTAGGAATATGAATGAACTTTATGATAGTGTTGATTCTGAAGCTGTTTTATCTATTCTTGTTCACAAG GTCATTCAGGTTTCCCTGGAGGAAGGTGTTAGGGAAGGCCGAAATTTGCTCCATGATTGGCTAGTCATTCTCACCGCTCAATATAACGATGCTCAAAATGGTGGGAGTTCGATTTCACATGTTGATGTTGCTTTCTCACAATCTCCCCAGTTGCAGCCTTTACCCAGGCTTGTATTTGCCTTGTTAAGGAATCCTCTTCTTCGGTTACATGAGGAAGGCATTCATCCAGACTATAGGATATTTTTGCAATGCTTGTTCAG TGCACTGGAGCCTACTTCCCTTTGCAAAGCTGTATATCCAGTATTAACTTCATATGCTTCACCTGACAAAGAGGCATACCCGCGCCACTCCTTAAGCCGTGCTGCTCTAATCACTAGTGGAAGTCCTATATTCCTTCTCGACGCATTCACAAAtctcattgtttactattcctCATCTGCTGACCCATCACTTCCCTTTCCTCCCCCCCATGATT GTCTACTGCGGATGACAATTAATAGATTGAAGCAGGAGAGAAGTATAACGCCGAAGCTCATATTTCTCCATGGTGGGAAAGACGATTCCACAATTTTTGAGAACTACCTTATTGAAGAGCAGGATGTTGATGGTGCCGGTATTATTAGCACGACGGGTTTTGTTTCCTTCCTCGAGGGTATCGTGCGTGATGTGTTGGAGTATCTTAAAGGCGAAAAAAGCTAA